The following proteins are co-located in the Heteronotia binoei isolate CCM8104 ecotype False Entrance Well chromosome 21, APGP_CSIRO_Hbin_v1, whole genome shotgun sequence genome:
- the LOC132589400 gene encoding guanosine-3',5'-bis(diphosphate) 3'-pyrophosphohydrolase MESH1-like: protein MSPSSEAAHLLEAANFAARKHKEQRRKDPEGTPYINHPIGVACILAQEGGVTDVAVLQAALLHDTLEDTDTSPAELEERFGVEVRRLVQEVTDDKALPKAQRKRLQVQQAASKSPSARLVALADKLHNLRDLQRCTPAGWSEERVQEYFLWALEVVKGLRGTNAVLEEKLQQLFQARGLLLV from the coding sequence ATGAGCCCCTCCTCGGAGGCCGCCCACCTGCTGGAGGCCGCCAACTTCGCCGCCCGCAAGCACAAGGAGCAGCGGCGCAAGGACCCAGAGGGCACCCCCTACATCAACCACCCCATCGGTGTGGCCTGCATCCTGGCCCAGGAAGGCGGAGTCACCGACGTGGCGGTGCTGCAGGCGGCGCTGCTGCACGACACGCTGGAGGACACCGACACCTCCCCGGCCGAGCTGGAGGAGCGCTTTGGGGTGGAGGTGCGGCGCCTGGTGCAGGAGGTGACCGACGACAAGGCCTTGCCCAAGGCCCAGCGCAAGCGCCTGCAGGTGCAACAGGCCGCCAGCAAAAGCCCCTCCGCCCGGCTGGTCGCTCTGGCTGACAAGCTCCACAACCTGCGTGACCTCCAGCGCTGCACCCCCGCAGGTTGGTCAGAGGAGCGGGTCCAGGAGTACTTCCTTTGGGCCTTGGAGGTGGTGAAGGGCTTGAGAGGGACCAACGCGGTGCTGGAAGAGAAGCTGCAGCAGCTGTTCCAAGCAAGAGGCCTCCTCCTGGTGTGa